In one Bdellovibrionota bacterium genomic region, the following are encoded:
- a CDS encoding nucleotidyltransferase domain-containing protein has translation MQNEDLILNQIVQIIKKQLAPSKIYLFGSRARGDHSDHSDYDILIIVDEVTGRRSELIGNLHLSTFDVPASIDFLIYTQKEFDEWKTEFGAIPYECVQEGIELNV, from the coding sequence GTGCAAAACGAAGATCTAATTCTCAATCAAATAGTTCAAATCATAAAGAAGCAGTTGGCTCCTTCTAAGATTTACTTATTCGGATCTAGAGCTCGCGGGGATCACAGTGATCATAGCGATTATGACATTCTTATTATAGTAGACGAAGTCACAGGCAGAAGATCTGAACTCATTGGTAACTTACATTTATCAACATTTGATGTCCCTGCAAGTATTGATTTTTTAATTTATACTCAAAAAGAATTTGATGAATGGAAAACTGAATTTGGAGCAATTCCTTACGAATGCGTACAAGAAGGAATTGAGCTTAATG
- a CDS encoding CCA tRNA nucleotidyltransferase: MSNFDLTRFSGHPQYPKVLEVCNLLKKNGYTAWLAGGCVRDYLLGIPAKDFDVATDAKPRDVQRIFPGSLDIGEQFGIIMVPLKDANNSNFQIEIATFRSDGEYKDGRRPEEVNFTTPEEDALRRDFTVNAMFYDPLENKLYDFVEGQNDLKLKILKAVGDPMKRFEEDKLRMLRAIRFSAQLDFEIEEQTFKAIQKKRKEITVVSKERIHQEVTKMMNSKALIRGLKYFKESHLNEVLFDSFKHFKDLDLRFEKSVQLLKNHKELDEITKWSLFFHPYFENTFNSLSAIEVFLKDYKFSGKFVDSIMYNFDRLKWMETFSSYRNGEVLEFIFSKDGRQFLSYYAELPHSPQEFQSLDRIIKLKNQYKELPEPLLNGNDLMDLGLKQGPQFKKILKSVYYHQLENKITDKEKLIVWTKAQSF, encoded by the coding sequence ATGAGCAACTTTGATCTCACAAGATTTTCTGGGCATCCACAATATCCAAAGGTTTTAGAGGTTTGTAACCTTTTGAAAAAGAATGGATACACGGCATGGCTTGCAGGTGGTTGCGTAAGGGATTATCTGTTGGGAATCCCGGCTAAGGACTTTGATGTCGCAACTGATGCTAAACCTCGGGATGTTCAAAGAATATTTCCAGGATCTCTAGATATCGGTGAGCAATTTGGCATCATAATGGTTCCACTCAAAGATGCCAACAACTCCAACTTCCAAATCGAAATTGCAACCTTCCGAAGTGACGGTGAGTACAAGGACGGAAGACGTCCTGAGGAAGTCAACTTCACAACTCCAGAAGAAGATGCTTTGAGGCGCGACTTCACAGTAAATGCCATGTTTTACGATCCCTTAGAAAATAAACTTTATGACTTCGTTGAAGGCCAAAATGATTTAAAACTCAAAATCCTAAAAGCTGTCGGCGATCCCATGAAGCGCTTTGAAGAAGACAAATTGAGAATGCTCCGTGCGATCAGGTTCTCGGCGCAACTGGACTTTGAAATCGAAGAACAAACTTTTAAGGCCATTCAAAAGAAGCGAAAAGAAATCACGGTCGTTTCGAAAGAAAGGATTCATCAAGAGGTCACCAAAATGATGAATTCCAAAGCCCTTATTAGGGGTTTAAAATATTTCAAAGAAAGTCACTTGAACGAAGTGCTATTCGATAGTTTTAAGCATTTTAAAGATTTAGATCTAAGATTTGAGAAATCAGTTCAGCTATTAAAGAACCACAAAGAGCTAGATGAAATTACAAAGTGGAGTTTGTTTTTTCATCCTTATTTTGAGAACACCTTTAATTCTTTGTCTGCCATTGAGGTATTCTTGAAAGACTACAAATTCTCGGGGAAGTTCGTAGATTCTATAATGTATAACTTTGACCGCCTCAAATGGATGGAGACCTTCTCTAGCTATAGAAATGGTGAAGTATTAGAGTTTATTTTTTCTAAAGATGGAAGGCAGTTCTTGAGCTACTACGCCGAACTCCCGCATTCTCCTCAGGAATTCCAGAGTCTCGATCGTATTATAAAACTTAAAAACCAATATAAAGAATTACCAGAACCGCTTTTAAATGGAAATGATCTAATGGATCTCGGTTTGAAACAGGGACCTCAATTCAAAAAGATTTTAAAGTCTGTGTACTACCATCAGCTCGAAAATAAAATTACAGACAAGGAGAAGCTCATCGTCTGGACCAAAGCACAGAGTTTCTAG
- a CDS encoding vWA domain-containing protein translates to MSNRLYLNLSLLILIALCTARCSDVNLSKIAPSTSNAVSKGSFCTYNPEEKLAYTNYLFIIDYSGSNGQTDSKKTRVKKALAFYEEKKAMPYVRWGSIGFDDDPKAMIYETNNQEPIFTNDPTIINPGIERMKKESHSGSTNYSDTIDMATEAIALDMAQNKRDDNYIVFFLTDGEPNRGDTSTAGLVRRVQNLVGLKAGKVFFSSAYYGGQGDPNKLRAMAEAGNGKFLEFNNTDTLNFDELTPPGPQKEAWILKNDAFFVYNLNSAICERAGYKYAADSDADGVCDLDEVFYGLDPVRRSTPQKNAEGVLVNKGYSDYFILAEIQGKTILPNCNDPKLLEDLDNDLLNECEENIVANQTPIGTEYKDIVWKHGNPKDPDTDNDGIIDGLDAVVFRKHFGWALDNRVDKDWDNEGTSAFRQVQQHRNPLEPDANSKGYDVNIAPIGIDNGRSCFTYQQSSLPLYDVLDVKDADVHPKARRKSNQNTVMVYFMQTKFKDPNGKGMYMHSFQNLYVDKTYNGAVGTAAGLQVKDSVFSLYEIYKKIDE, encoded by the coding sequence ATGTCTAATAGACTCTACCTTAATCTAAGCTTACTAATACTGATCGCACTTTGTACAGCGAGATGTTCCGACGTTAATTTAAGTAAAATAGCGCCTTCAACGTCCAACGCAGTTTCCAAGGGATCGTTTTGTACCTACAATCCGGAAGAGAAATTGGCCTACACAAACTATTTATTCATTATCGATTATTCCGGAAGTAATGGTCAGACGGACAGTAAAAAAACAAGAGTAAAAAAAGCTCTAGCATTCTATGAAGAAAAGAAGGCAATGCCTTATGTTCGTTGGGGATCAATTGGGTTCGATGATGATCCAAAAGCCATGATCTATGAAACAAATAATCAAGAACCAATATTTACGAATGATCCAACAATCATTAATCCTGGCATAGAAAGAATGAAAAAAGAAAGTCACAGTGGCTCGACTAACTATTCAGACACTATAGATATGGCGACGGAAGCCATAGCTCTGGATATGGCGCAAAATAAACGTGACGATAATTATATTGTATTTTTTCTGACAGATGGAGAGCCAAATAGAGGTGATACTTCAACAGCAGGCCTTGTTCGTAGAGTGCAAAATCTGGTTGGCCTTAAGGCTGGCAAAGTATTTTTTAGCTCGGCCTATTATGGTGGACAAGGTGATCCAAACAAATTGAGAGCTATGGCTGAGGCTGGTAATGGTAAGTTTTTAGAATTTAACAACACGGATACCTTAAATTTTGATGAATTGACTCCACCTGGACCTCAGAAGGAAGCATGGATATTAAAAAATGATGCCTTCTTTGTTTATAATTTAAACTCGGCAATCTGTGAAAGAGCGGGATACAAATATGCAGCAGATTCAGATGCCGATGGCGTATGCGATCTTGACGAGGTTTTCTACGGTCTTGATCCAGTGAGAAGATCTACTCCGCAAAAGAATGCCGAAGGTGTACTTGTTAACAAAGGATATTCTGACTACTTTATCTTGGCAGAAATCCAAGGGAAAACTATTCTTCCAAACTGTAACGACCCCAAACTGTTAGAAGATCTTGATAACGATCTTCTTAATGAGTGTGAGGAAAATATTGTCGCAAACCAAACTCCAATCGGAACAGAGTACAAGGATATCGTTTGGAAGCATGGAAATCCAAAAGATCCAGACACAGACAATGACGGGATCATTGATGGTCTAGATGCTGTAGTCTTCAGAAAACATTTTGGATGGGCTTTGGACAATAGAGTCGACAAAGACTGGGATAACGAAGGAACTTCTGCCTTCAGACAAGTGCAACAGCACCGTAATCCGCTGGAGCCCGATGCAAATTCAAAGGGTTACGATGTCAATATCGCACCAATTGGAATCGATAATGGCAGATCGTGCTTTACGTACCAACAGTCATCGTTACCACTTTACGACGTGTTGGATGTGAAAGATGCTGATGTTCATCCTAAAGCGCGACGCAAATCGAACCAAAATACGGTTATGGTTTATTTTATGCAAACCAAGTTCAAAGATCCAAATGGCAAAGGCATGTACATGCATAGCTTTCAAAATCTTTACGTAGACAAAACTTACAATGGAGCCGTGGGCACTGCCGCAGGACTCCAAGTGAAAGATTCTGTTTTTAGTCTCTATGAAATTTATAAAAAAATAGATGAATAA
- a CDS encoding biopolymer transporter ExbD: MKYLKGHHSRVISPPGYHIHPQYDLHFLRHKRHMSHKSTFNDSLNLTAMIDMFSILVVFLIMNFSSTGEIFFISKDIKLPQANHARPIENAPLISIVGNTITLEAEKLGENPVYLEEKDANLPRLKSKLQQMRIMAETVNPGQPFKGQVNVQADTNTPVIYIKRVMNTLISEGWTGVNFAVTDAATSQPSGQ; the protein is encoded by the coding sequence ATGAAATATTTAAAAGGTCATCACTCAAGAGTTATCAGTCCTCCTGGATATCATATCCATCCCCAATATGATCTTCACTTCCTAAGACACAAAAGGCATATGAGTCATAAGAGCACTTTCAATGATTCATTGAATTTAACTGCGATGATCGATATGTTCTCGATCCTGGTAGTATTTTTGATTATGAATTTCTCTTCTACTGGAGAGATCTTTTTTATTTCAAAAGATATTAAACTTCCTCAGGCCAATCACGCTCGCCCTATCGAGAACGCTCCTCTCATTTCTATTGTGGGCAACACGATCACATTGGAAGCTGAAAAATTGGGTGAAAACCCGGTATATCTAGAAGAAAAAGATGCAAATCTCCCAAGACTGAAAAGCAAACTTCAACAAATGCGAATCATGGCTGAAACCGTAAATCCCGGTCAACCTTTCAAAGGACAAGTGAATGTACAAGCGGATACGAACACCCCAGTGATTTATATCAAGCGCGTGATGAATACTTTGATTTCTGAGGGATGGACAGGTGTAAATTTCGCAGTGACGGATGCCGCTACTTCACAACCTTCTGGTCAGTGA
- a CDS encoding biopolymer transporter ExbD, producing the protein MGAGGGQDDLNLVPFIDLFSVLICFLIMTAVWNQIEALSTNVDNVTSSDNAASAENPNKKKETLTVTVLKDRMEMAESVSIGARSLREKNYKIANLGPDVDLDKMQRVLTDWKKRYPEKKDVIVNTDNQVLYKKLIQVFDALVGAGYPDVGINTQ; encoded by the coding sequence GTGGGTGCTGGTGGTGGTCAAGACGATCTTAATTTAGTTCCATTTATCGATTTATTCTCGGTACTGATCTGTTTTTTGATTATGACAGCGGTATGGAATCAAATCGAAGCGCTCTCTACAAACGTAGACAATGTCACAAGCTCTGATAACGCCGCTTCAGCGGAAAATCCAAACAAGAAAAAAGAAACTCTCACGGTTACTGTCTTAAAAGATAGAATGGAAATGGCCGAAAGTGTTTCTATTGGTGCACGCAGTTTAAGAGAGAAAAATTACAAAATCGCAAATCTCGGCCCCGATGTAGATCTGGATAAAATGCAAAGAGTTTTAACAGACTGGAAAAAAAGATACCCAGAAAAAAAAGACGTTATCGTAAACACCGACAATCAAGTTCTCTACAAAAAACTAATTCAGGTCTTCGATGCTTTGGTGGGCGCAGGATATCCTGACGTAGGGATCAATACCCAATGA
- a CDS encoding MotA/TolQ/ExbB proton channel family protein: MLQTLIQQYKAGGMTMNLILIIGGMGVWIFIERFAALKAAGRIDKDEVLSTVNSYILQGQIDKAISVCSQVKSPLTNIINAGLVAVKNGKGDEQVQTAMDAVALREIPKIEKRISLLSTIANLATLAGLLGTIIGMIGAFAGVANAAPAEKAAILAAKISMSMNCTGFGLVFAVPLLGIYGWFNSWAISIVDDIHEASVATLNFILSNRDKIK; this comes from the coding sequence ATGTTACAAACTCTTATTCAGCAGTATAAAGCCGGTGGTATGACGATGAACCTTATTCTCATTATTGGTGGGATGGGAGTTTGGATTTTTATTGAAAGATTTGCGGCTCTCAAAGCTGCCGGTCGTATTGATAAAGACGAAGTTCTCAGCACGGTAAATTCATATATTCTTCAAGGACAAATTGATAAAGCCATTTCGGTTTGCTCGCAGGTAAAAAGTCCTCTGACAAACATCATCAACGCCGGATTAGTTGCCGTAAAAAATGGAAAGGGCGATGAACAAGTTCAAACTGCGATGGATGCTGTAGCGCTTAGAGAAATTCCAAAAATTGAAAAAAGAATTTCGCTTCTTTCTACAATTGCAAACCTTGCAACTCTTGCAGGTCTTCTTGGAACGATCATTGGTATGATCGGTGCCTTCGCCGGTGTGGCCAACGCTGCTCCTGCAGAAAAAGCTGCGATTCTTGCCGCAAAAATTTCTATGTCCATGAACTGTACAGGTTTTGGACTAGTATTTGCCGTTCCTCTACTCGGAATCTACGGATGGTTCAACTCTTGGGCAATTTCAATCGTGGATGATATCCACGAAGCGTCCGTGGCTACATTGAACTTTATTCTTTCAAACAGAGACAAAATTAAGTAA
- a CDS encoding HNH endonuclease signature motif containing protein: MNFRNLSDADLEISLKQSVADETHHKIIVLHKLAELERRRLYSKDHPSLFEYCVRVLKYSASSAQRRIDTMRALKLIPEIEQKIISGELNLTSISQAQSFFRNEAKSGKSYNLVEKKEVLEKLENKSTRECIKELITISPQSVPQERRRELTIDKTELKVVLNKDLISKLDKIKALMSHKNPNMTDQELIEAMAEIVIKKIDPIEKIKRIEMRKTKIESLPVPVLKKTTAQKATHQQSKNILETKPAGSRLDASSLKNRQPRKGVSPRYILSAIKQAVYKRDKGQCTHKNCNSNKFLEYDHIIPLAMGGETAIQNLRLLCRTHNQRAAIEKFGFQKMQQYFKSKT, encoded by the coding sequence ATGAACTTTAGAAACTTATCAGATGCCGATCTAGAAATATCACTTAAACAATCTGTCGCTGATGAAACTCATCATAAAATTATTGTTCTTCATAAATTAGCAGAATTAGAAAGAAGAAGGCTTTATTCTAAGGATCACCCTTCATTGTTTGAATATTGCGTGAGAGTTCTAAAGTATTCTGCTTCTAGTGCTCAAAGAAGAATCGATACCATGAGAGCCCTGAAACTGATCCCAGAGATAGAACAAAAGATCATCTCAGGAGAATTAAACTTAACTTCCATATCTCAAGCACAAAGCTTTTTTAGAAATGAAGCAAAATCCGGGAAGAGCTATAACTTAGTAGAAAAGAAAGAGGTTTTAGAAAAACTAGAGAATAAATCCACAAGAGAATGTATAAAAGAACTCATCACAATTTCTCCTCAAAGTGTGCCTCAAGAAAGAAGAAGAGAATTAACCATTGATAAGACCGAACTTAAGGTGGTTCTAAATAAAGATCTCATCTCAAAGCTAGATAAGATTAAAGCTCTCATGTCCCACAAGAATCCAAATATGACAGATCAAGAATTGATAGAAGCAATGGCAGAGATCGTCATTAAAAAGATTGATCCCATAGAAAAAATAAAAAGAATAGAGATGAGAAAAACCAAAATCGAATCACTACCGGTGCCGGTATTAAAAAAGACAACTGCACAAAAAGCAACACATCAACAAAGTAAAAATATTCTTGAGACCAAGCCCGCAGGGTCGAGACTGGATGCCTCGAGTCTCAAGAATCGACAACCAAGGAAGGGCGTCAGTCCAAGATACATCCTCTCCGCGATAAAGCAAGCCGTCTACAAGAGAGACAAAGGCCAGTGCACTCACAAGAACTGCAACTCAAACAAGTTTCTCGAATACGACCACATCATACCACTAGCAATGGGAGGGGAGACCGCAATTCAAAATCTCAGGCTACTTTGCAGAACGCACAACCAAAGAGCTGCCATCGAAAAGTTTGGATTCCAAAAGATGCAGCAATATTTTAAAAGCAAAACTTGA
- a CDS encoding DUF4423 domain-containing protein, with product MRAFARQLDVSPAILSLVLNGKKSVTLNLIEKTGLKLDLSLQDIGDHQLDLIREKSGLSVNHKSYDQISEDRFNLIQDWYHYAILNLMRTKNFVPSAKWISKRLSIPLMEVQSAIERLQRVNLLKISKNKWEDLSNKFTTHVNDERTSEARKRNQIQFLEKSVSSIKNIKLEERDNSGLTLAIKTKDINKMKKLISRFRKQFHEQFDTIKDGDEVYQLSVALFPLTDLTKK from the coding sequence TTGAGAGCTTTTGCTCGCCAATTGGATGTATCCCCTGCAATTTTATCTCTTGTATTGAATGGTAAAAAGTCAGTTACCCTTAATCTTATTGAGAAAACAGGATTAAAACTAGATTTGTCTTTACAAGATATAGGAGATCATCAGTTAGATCTAATTAGAGAAAAATCTGGACTTTCAGTAAATCATAAATCTTATGATCAAATAAGTGAGGATCGGTTCAATCTCATTCAAGACTGGTATCATTATGCAATATTGAATCTGATGAGGACAAAGAATTTTGTACCTTCCGCAAAATGGATTTCCAAAAGATTATCCATACCTCTTATGGAGGTTCAATCTGCTATTGAGAGATTGCAGCGTGTAAATTTATTAAAGATAAGTAAAAACAAGTGGGAAGACCTTTCAAATAAATTTACTACTCATGTGAATGACGAAAGAACTTCTGAGGCCAGAAAAAGAAATCAAATTCAATTTTTAGAAAAATCGGTATCTTCTATAAAAAATATTAAGCTCGAAGAAAGAGATAATTCTGGACTTACCCTGGCAATTAAAACTAAAGATATCAATAAAATGAAAAAACTGATTTCTAGATTTAGAAAACAATTTCACGAACAATTTGACACGATAAAAGATGGAGATGAAGTTTATCAATTAAGTGTCGCTTTATTTCCTTTGACAGATCTTACGAAAAAATAA
- a CDS encoding DAHL domain-containing protein — MAKIASKSNLYLIVILITLAVMVFTTNKSKEESLESRHNTLSTLSELKNIDHKLNEDILRLRTFVLENYDSVVKNINRSKHICEGLQRTYESLELLESINTYCEAIQLKALNIEQFKSRNSVLKSSIRYLPVLAKQVKPSGLRAKIEILLNETYRYSLNPRDELVKEIQFHLDDLRKTSSLSKANVEIIKNFIFHTDTVTNQARARQTLEVEILSDRVKKAIHGLESKYLKWFSHEEKIASYYRAALIFICAFLVFALSSIFLRLQKTTSQLEELNENLENKVKARTLELERQSSVLQNALNEIKNIDKLKAEREIAERANRAKSEFLANMSHELRTPMHGILSFARFGQQKIEQSSKEKLKSYFDEIYDSGSRLMSLLNDLLDLAKMESGKMTYSYSEGDLLNMARIVSSEMSAFASEKGLRIEISEESAFAIFDSDRLMQVIRNLLSNAIKFSTKNTAIQIKVELLHEKVRCSISNKGVGIPAEELQLIFDKFAQSSRTQNGSGGTGLGLPICKEIIEHHKGSIWAESATENETRFIFEIPSAVAAVSSKAS, encoded by the coding sequence GTGGCGAAAATAGCAAGTAAAAGTAATTTGTATTTAATTGTTATACTTATAACACTTGCTGTGATGGTGTTTACTACAAATAAATCAAAAGAAGAAAGCTTAGAAAGCCGACACAATACTCTTTCTACTTTAAGTGAATTGAAAAATATTGATCACAAATTGAATGAAGATATCTTGCGCCTTAGAACTTTTGTTTTAGAAAATTACGATTCAGTGGTGAAAAATATCAATCGATCAAAGCATATTTGTGAAGGACTGCAAAGGACATATGAGAGTCTTGAGTTATTAGAATCTATTAACACTTATTGTGAGGCAATCCAACTCAAAGCTTTAAATATCGAGCAATTCAAATCTAGAAATTCGGTATTGAAAAGTTCGATTAGGTACCTACCCGTTCTCGCAAAACAAGTAAAGCCTTCTGGCTTGAGAGCAAAAATAGAAATTTTGCTCAATGAGACCTATCGATATAGTTTAAACCCAAGAGATGAACTTGTTAAAGAAATTCAATTTCATCTCGACGATCTACGAAAAACATCTTCTTTGAGTAAAGCAAATGTAGAAATCATTAAAAATTTTATTTTTCATACTGATACTGTTACAAATCAGGCAAGAGCTCGTCAGACGCTTGAAGTCGAAATTCTTTCAGACCGTGTTAAAAAAGCAATTCATGGCTTAGAAAGTAAATATTTAAAATGGTTCTCTCATGAAGAAAAAATTGCATCATACTATCGTGCAGCACTCATTTTTATTTGTGCATTCTTAGTGTTTGCTCTTTCATCAATATTTCTTCGCTTACAAAAAACAACTTCACAATTGGAAGAATTGAACGAAAATTTAGAAAATAAAGTAAAAGCACGAACCTTAGAATTGGAAAGACAAAGCTCAGTACTCCAAAACGCTCTCAATGAAATAAAAAATATCGATAAATTAAAGGCCGAAAGAGAAATTGCAGAAAGAGCAAATCGAGCCAAGTCGGAGTTTCTAGCCAACATGTCTCACGAGCTTAGAACTCCGATGCATGGCATTTTGAGTTTTGCACGCTTTGGACAGCAAAAGATTGAACAAAGCTCTAAAGAAAAACTGAAAAGTTATTTTGATGAAATTTATGATAGTGGTTCGAGATTGATGTCGCTACTCAATGATCTCCTTGATCTCGCAAAGATGGAGTCAGGAAAGATGACTTACTCGTACTCAGAGGGCGATCTTCTGAATATGGCTCGAATCGTGAGTTCAGAGATGAGTGCTTTTGCCAGTGAAAAAGGATTGCGAATCGAAATTTCTGAAGAATCAGCATTTGCAATTTTTGATTCCGACCGACTCATGCAAGTAATACGCAATCTACTTTCAAACGCAATAAAATTTTCTACAAAAAATACAGCTATACAAATCAAAGTAGAACTCTTACATGAAAAAGTCAGATGCTCTATTTCAAATAAAGGTGTAGGAATACCTGCTGAAGAACTTCAATTGATCTTCGATAAGTTTGCTCAGAGCAGTAGAACTCAAAATGGTTCCGGAGGAACAGGACTCGGTCTTCCAATTTGCAAAGAAATTATAGAACATCACAAAGGATCAATTTGGGCAGAAAGCGCCACAGAAAATGAAACGCGCTTCATTTTCGAAATTCCCAGCGCCGTGGCAGCAGTTTCCTCTAAAGCGAGCTAA
- a CDS encoding cytochrome-c peroxidase, whose protein sequence is MSFTKKLFLTLMLVAIVVITQFGITKFKTTARSPSNVDLSEKIDEEEIEMSGIFGPLRAPKKYNPTKIEIGRLLFNDQRLSKNNTVSCASCHNLMHGGADNRQFAIGIDGSIGDANTPTVFNSALNFRQFWDGRAETLSEQAESPIHNPKEMGSNWPEIVGKLNKDSKLEQLFSKVYSDGINQKNIVDSIVEFEKTLITLDAPFDKYLKGDTAALTELQISGYKKFSSYGCVACHQGQNIGGNMFQTMGIAGDYFKERGGSYPSDLGRYNITKNEMDKHTFRVPSLRNVELTAPYFHDGAVKTLEEAVKKMARFQLGRSLSKEDTDAIVAFLKSLTGKAPDTINESTSQGARSGENSK, encoded by the coding sequence ATGTCATTCACAAAAAAACTCTTCCTTACTCTGATGCTTGTTGCAATAGTGGTTATAACTCAATTTGGCATTACAAAATTCAAGACAACAGCTCGCTCACCTTCTAATGTTGATTTATCAGAAAAAATAGATGAAGAAGAAATTGAGATGAGCGGTATTTTTGGTCCTCTTCGGGCTCCAAAAAAATACAATCCTACAAAAATTGAAATAGGACGTCTTCTTTTTAACGATCAGAGGTTATCAAAAAATAATACGGTTTCTTGTGCTTCTTGCCACAATCTCATGCATGGCGGAGCAGATAATCGACAATTTGCTATTGGAATTGACGGATCAATTGGTGATGCAAATACTCCTACTGTTTTTAATAGTGCATTGAACTTCCGACAATTTTGGGATGGTCGAGCTGAGACCTTATCCGAACAGGCAGAAAGCCCTATCCATAATCCAAAAGAGATGGGATCCAATTGGCCTGAGATCGTTGGAAAGCTAAATAAGGACAGCAAGCTTGAACAGTTATTTTCAAAAGTTTATAGCGATGGAATCAATCAAAAAAATATTGTAGATTCGATTGTTGAATTTGAAAAAACTCTGATCACATTAGATGCACCATTCGATAAATATCTAAAAGGTGATACTGCGGCACTTACTGAACTCCAAATTTCTGGTTACAAAAAATTTAGTTCCTATGGATGCGTTGCTTGCCATCAAGGGCAAAATATTGGAGGCAATATGTTTCAAACTATGGGCATTGCCGGTGATTACTTTAAAGAACGTGGTGGGTCTTATCCTTCTGACTTAGGTCGCTACAATATTACTAAAAATGAGATGGACAAACACACCTTTCGAGTTCCAAGCCTTCGAAATGTAGAGCTGACGGCACCTTATTTCCATGATGGCGCAGTAAAGACACTTGAGGAAGCTGTGAAAAAAATGGCACGCTTTCAGTTGGGCCGATCGCTGAGTAAAGAAGATACGGATGCAATTGTCGCTTTTCTTAAATCACTAACAGGAAAAGCTCCTGATACCATCAACGAGAGTACTTCTCAAGGAGCCCGCAGTGGCGAAAATAGCAAGTAA